The DNA window atatatattttttcctaggAAACGGGAAGAAGGGGGAAGGGATGAAACCCAAACGGCAGCGTTTGGCTTCAATTTAGGCTACTGAGGCTTTCTACTTGTCGTTTTGAAGTCATGCCTCCAAGTAGGACACAGGCGTCAGGTAGGATGGGTGACGACACAAGTGATGATTTAGCCCCGGGACTCCAGAGAGCTGCAAAAAAAGGTTCAACAATAACAAAAGTTTTTTTGTATAACTATGAATACCCTTAAAAATAACTACAATGTTCATTAAAAACATATTAGTGAGGTGCATAATACTGTGCAATTGAGCTCTTTCAAGATaaaatacagggtgttccaaaatatttgaccctatttcgtaggccaatcattttgacaattttcattggaatgacctcaaattttcaaaGGTTGTGTATAAACGTTTCAGGTTTTGTGTGTaacatttggcatttctatcttttcaggttaagaaatgccctTCACTAAGAAAAGGTATTTTGCGTGTTAGAGGATACTCGGACCCAGTCACCGATGACAGTGTACCGTGccttcttcacaaattttgcaaagaagccACTAACTAtaaaacaaattaggacttggcaccaaaaatttcaagaaaagggctgGAATGCGTGGGGGTTTTCACATTTGCTCTTCTTACACTCTTCTGAGCACAGGAAGGCTTCACCAACCTGCTAcactctcaaaattattggccaacgaaatggggtcaaacattttggaacacgcCGAATTTATGGGCCTACCTCAAGTAAAATGTGCCCTAACCAGGTCAAAGTTTGCTTTGgctaaaattataggtgctactcCAAATATCAGATCTCATGTCCTAGTTGGGCTTATGGCATCCTACCCTGAAAACACGACTCattttggaagctaagcagggtcgcccctggttagtacttggatgggagactgcctggcaataccaggtgctgtaagtaaGCTCTTATGTTACCAAGAGGAATTAGCTCAGTAGTTAGAGTGTCACCCTTGCCGCTCTGgcatcctgggttcgaatcccggctGGGCAGTACACTCTTATATTATGAAGGGCAATTATCCTGATTATtggtagtcaagactttccaataatgacaaagtcaaGTGTGGTCActgtgtggtgtagaggtttgctcacctgactgtaatgtgggcaggtgtggttcaaatcccagcatTTTCCTTAagttatttgtatatatgtgtagtcaagactttccaataatgtcaaagtaaagtgtggctactgtgtggtgtagaggtttgctcaccgggattcgaacccaggatgcCAGAGCGACAAGGGTGACACTCTAACTACTGAGCTAATTCCTCTTGGTAACATAAGAACttacttacagcacctggtattgtcaggcagtctcccatccaagtactaaccaggggcgaccctgcttagcttccaaaatGAGTcatgttttcagggtagtatgccataAGCCCAACTAGGACATGAGATCTGATATTTGGAGTAGCACCTATCATTTTAGCAAAAGCAAACTTTGACCTGGTTAGTGCACATTTTACTTGAGGTAGGCCCATAAATTCTgcgtgttccaaaatgtttgaccccatttcgttggccaataattttgagagtgTAGCAGGTTGGTGAAGCCTTCCTGTGCTCGGAAGAGTGTGAGAAGAGCAAATGTGGAAACCCCACGCATTCCAGCCCCTTTCTTGAATTTTTTGATGCCAAGTCCTAATTGGTTTTGTAtttggtgccttctttgcaaaatttgtgaggAAAGCATGTCGCACTGTCTTCGGTGACTGAGTCCGAGCATACTCTAAcatgcaaaatgccttttcttttgaagtgaacagcatttcttaacttgaaaagatagaaatgccaaacgttatAGACAAAAACTTTGTTTCTACAATGCTGTCGTTCCAACGAAAtttgtcaaaatgattggcctacgaaatggggtcaaacattttggaacaccctgtacatGGACAATTCCAGATAATGGATGGAACGTGAGTTGCAAGTCAGACTGACGTGTAGCTTGTATGCTGTTGTCGTCTCCGGGCAGTCCTCATCTTCTCAAAGCGAGCCTCCATTTCCTCCAGGACCTTTGGGGTGTAGCGCACCACCAGTTTGACGGAGCCCTGGGCGGCCTTTAACAGCTCCACGGCCTTCTCGTGGTGCTCCCCTTCCACAGTCTGCGTGGACATGACAAAACATTGCAATCATACCAAAGACTTTCTTTGTAGTGACGTGACATTGAGTTGGCTTGCTGACAGATTTTGTACTTGCatgttcctgtttttttttcaatatccaTCTTTTCCTGATTTTAGTAGAAAATTACTTCATACTTCCTCGAAtgtcaaatacagtaatccctcgattatcgtgacttcacttatcgcaaaatcactactttgcaattttttctgctatgaattattattattttaagttaataaaaatccaCGCATGCAAAAAAAGACCCATTTATGGGCTTTTTGAAGCTCTTGGCAGATTGTTCCCAGAATCAAATATTATCGCTGTGAAATATgtgcaatgacaataaatggCTATCCTGTCCTAACCTATTCCATTatagtttttttcatatttgtgCACTCTAAACATTGTTCACCATTGAGAGATCACTAAACTTTTCGAAATAGCCTACCACTCCATTGACTGACAGCAGCTGGTCCCCTCTCTTCAGCCCCCCCTGACGGTCAGCCACACCCGCCGGAATCACTCTGGAGATGTAGATGGGGGAGTTCTGCTCTTTGCCCCCCATGATATTGAAGCCCAGACCTTCATCCGTCTTGGGCAGCTCCACCACCCGTGGGTGGGCGTGGCCCTCACTGGCTGCAAAGGCTGCCACAGTGGCCTGTtccacatgaaaaaaatgcacactacAGTT is part of the Stigmatopora argus isolate UIUO_Sarg chromosome 14, RoL_Sarg_1.0, whole genome shotgun sequence genome and encodes:
- the lin7b gene encoding protein lin-7 homolog B; the protein is MMSSYYHPAKEADMAAMAEPLCLERDVCRVIELLDRLQRRGELPPPKLQALQRVLQSKFCAAIREVYEQLYDTLDIVGGPEVRAQATAKATVAAFAASEGHAHPRVVELPKTDEGLGFNIMGGKEQNSPIYISRVIPAGVADRQGGLKRGDQLLSVNGVTVEGEHHEKAVELLKAAQGSVKLVVRYTPKVLEEMEARFEKMRTARRRQQHTSYTSLESRG